Proteins encoded together in one Mycobacterium simiae window:
- a CDS encoding PhoH family protein — translation MTPRETNAADAAGALQGPDLKAPVRSSIDIPPDVVVGLLGSADENLRALERTLNADLHVRGNTVTLSGESADVALAERVLTELVAIVANGQPLTPEVVRHSVAMLIGTGNESPAEVLTLDILSRRGKTIRPKTLNQKRYVDAIDAHTIVFGVGPAGTGKTYLAMAKAVNALQSKQVTRIILTRPAVEAGERLGFLPGTLNEKIDPYLRPLYDALYDMMDPELVPKLMSAGVIEVAPLAYMRGRTLNDAFIVLDEAQNTTPEQMKMFLTRLGFGSKIVVTGDITQIDLPGGAKSGLRAAVDILEHIEDIHVAELTSADVVRHRLVSEIVDAYARHEEPGAGMNRAARRASGTRNRR, via the coding sequence GTGACGCCACGCGAGACCAACGCTGCCGACGCAGCTGGGGCCCTGCAGGGCCCCGATCTCAAAGCTCCGGTTCGCAGCAGCATCGACATTCCGCCCGATGTGGTCGTGGGCTTGCTGGGCTCGGCAGACGAGAATCTGCGCGCCCTCGAACGCACCCTCAATGCTGACCTGCATGTTCGCGGCAACACTGTCACCCTCTCCGGTGAGTCGGCCGACGTCGCCCTGGCCGAGCGGGTGCTGACCGAGCTCGTCGCGATTGTGGCCAACGGCCAGCCGCTCACCCCCGAGGTGGTGCGCCACAGTGTCGCCATGCTGATCGGCACCGGCAACGAGTCACCGGCCGAGGTGCTCACGCTGGACATCTTGTCGCGCCGCGGCAAGACGATTCGGCCCAAGACGCTCAACCAGAAGCGTTACGTCGACGCTATCGACGCCCACACCATCGTGTTCGGGGTCGGCCCCGCCGGTACTGGTAAGACCTATCTGGCGATGGCCAAGGCGGTCAATGCGCTGCAGTCCAAACAGGTCACCCGCATCATCCTGACCCGTCCGGCGGTGGAAGCCGGCGAGCGGTTGGGGTTCCTGCCGGGAACGCTGAACGAGAAGATCGACCCGTATCTGCGTCCGCTCTATGACGCGCTCTACGACATGATGGACCCCGAGTTGGTGCCGAAGCTGATGTCGGCCGGGGTGATCGAGGTTGCGCCGCTCGCCTACATGCGGGGGAGGACGCTTAACGACGCGTTTATCGTGCTCGACGAGGCGCAGAACACCACACCCGAGCAAATGAAGATGTTCCTCACCCGGCTGGGCTTCGGGTCGAAGATCGTCGTCACCGGCGACATCACCCAGATCGATCTGCCGGGCGGGGCCAAGTCGGGTCTGCGCGCGGCGGTCGACATCCTCGAGCACATCGAAGACATCCACGTCGCCGAGTTGACCAGCGCGGATGTCGTTCGCCACCGACTGGTGTCGGAAATCGTCGACGCGTACGCGCGCCACGAAGAGCCGGGGGCGGGCATGAATCGGGCGGCCCGTCGTGCGTCCGGAACCCGCAATCGCCGATGA
- a CDS encoding non-ribosomal peptide synthetase: MTATRSDVAPDIEDVMALSPLQEGLYSLSALTEFVAGEDDPYLIGMAADISGALDVALLHDCATKMLVRHPNLRASFFSRGIARPVQIVPSRFDLPWRVVTASPQDLPGLEAAERRRPFDLEHGPAIRFLLIELPGPRWRLVITAHHIVIDGWSLPVFVNELMILYGASGDPAALPVAARPYRDYIGWLAGRDPEASQRVWRQHLAGLTGPTLLAAALGSTEAGDGRRPGLPRTTELRLPPEAAERLVDGTRSRGITLNTLMQTAWALVLSRLTDSDDVVFGVTVSGRPPELAGVETMIGLFINTVPMRVRLDPAVGVGEQCRAVQRTAALLREHGYLGHAQLRALGGVGEMFDTLLVYENFPMNGLVAGGELTVGGAIFRPSTLESLSHFPIAVAAHMEGRELVVLIEVRDGALGATSAERLGRRLLGTAERLLQHWDRPLRAVSVLFDDEHIGPNGAEPRAPQVGIHTRFAAAAVAAPDNVAVSWAGGTLTYRELDARANRLAACLSARGVRSETPVAIRLSRGPQYIEAILAVLKAGGICVPMEPGLPPDRVRSIVRQSGATVILDAALVRELLDNGGPGGTGFRPVDVTAAQAAYLVFTSGTTGEPKGVIGTHAALGAYADDHLRSVLRPAATRLDRPLRIAHAWSFAFDAAWQPLVALLDGHAVHVVDEQTQTDAEALVATIADHRIDMIDTTPSMFAQLTACGLLTTVPLAVLALGGEALGSAAWTLIRDECAATGSRAYNCYGPTETTVEAVVADITEYDEPAIGRPTRHTRAYVLDSQLRPVPVGATGELYLAGAQLARGYQERPGETSHRFVADPFATGARMYRTGDLVRRGSGGALHYVGRADTQVKIRGYRVEPGEIAAALESHPGVQQAGVLVRRQQTTARLTAYVVMSDAVQHRPTAAQLRGMLGSRLPRYMIPQHIVVVDEIPLTANGKLDEAALGALDAPGATNAAHAEPETPTEAALAELLSEILQLPRVDVTADFLQLGLDSIVALSVVQAARARGLALRARLVLDCTNVRELAESIDSETASAATDAEYGVDPMPVLPNGRWLYEYGEPRRLAQTEAIRLPDAVTRAHLDAALAGIVDGHQVLRTRLDRAAMALVPMPTSDAEVIREVTVAGDVQAAVPAHVAQAVERLDPERGVLLAGVWLRPPSPPAGPSVLLLAAHVLAMDPASWRVVLGELDAALTALISGQRPAPVREHTSYRRWAAALVERAQRLDTAQFWAGPCHGDDPALGARRLDPHRDRARDLDVRMITTDADLTGRLLDSGLPLPHLLIAATAATVTRWRRIRNQATPPPLLALETHGRADGLVDEPGGHAIDTGDTVGLLSSIYPVRVASTDPRDVGEQLAAIPGDGLDYGLLRYLRPDTAKSLASQPDPQLLLNYLGAAHSVGGTGVLTLERELLAGVSPQPEPDLAVRHELTIVAAVLSFDGQRVLAAQWRALPDILGDADISALQQLWIDSLREVAT, from the coding sequence ATGACCGCGACACGATCCGATGTCGCGCCCGACATCGAGGACGTCATGGCGCTAAGCCCCCTGCAAGAGGGCTTGTATTCACTGTCCGCGCTGACCGAGTTCGTCGCGGGTGAGGACGACCCGTACCTGATCGGGATGGCCGCCGACATCTCGGGTGCACTCGACGTCGCGTTGTTGCATGACTGCGCCACAAAGATGTTGGTGCGGCACCCGAACCTGCGTGCCAGTTTCTTCAGCCGCGGCATCGCCCGCCCGGTGCAGATCGTGCCGTCGCGATTCGACCTGCCGTGGCGCGTCGTCACCGCCTCGCCGCAGGACCTGCCGGGCTTGGAGGCGGCCGAGCGGCGGCGCCCGTTCGACCTGGAACACGGCCCGGCGATCCGCTTCCTGCTCATCGAATTGCCGGGACCACGTTGGCGTTTGGTGATCACCGCGCACCACATCGTCATCGACGGCTGGTCGCTTCCGGTGTTCGTCAACGAGCTGATGATCCTGTACGGGGCGAGCGGAGATCCCGCCGCGCTGCCCGTCGCCGCGCGGCCGTACCGGGACTACATCGGCTGGCTTGCCGGCCGCGATCCCGAGGCGAGTCAACGAGTTTGGCGCCAACACCTGGCCGGGCTCACCGGACCCACCCTGCTGGCCGCCGCGCTGGGCTCCACCGAGGCAGGCGACGGACGCCGACCCGGACTTCCGCGCACCACCGAGCTGCGGCTACCACCCGAGGCCGCCGAACGCCTGGTCGACGGAACCCGCTCGCGGGGAATCACTCTCAACACGCTGATGCAGACGGCGTGGGCGCTGGTGCTGTCGCGGCTGACCGACAGCGACGATGTGGTTTTCGGGGTCACCGTCTCCGGCAGACCACCCGAACTCGCCGGTGTCGAGACGATGATCGGTCTGTTCATCAACACCGTGCCGATGCGGGTGCGGCTGGATCCGGCCGTCGGCGTCGGGGAGCAGTGCCGCGCGGTGCAGCGTACGGCCGCGCTGCTGCGCGAGCACGGCTATCTCGGGCATGCCCAGCTGCGAGCACTCGGGGGGGTGGGGGAGATGTTCGACACCCTGCTCGTATACGAGAACTTTCCGATGAACGGACTGGTCGCGGGCGGCGAATTGACCGTCGGGGGGGCCATATTCCGCCCGTCGACGCTGGAGAGCCTGTCCCACTTCCCGATCGCGGTCGCCGCCCACATGGAGGGCCGCGAGCTGGTGGTGCTGATCGAGGTGCGCGACGGCGCGCTGGGCGCGACCAGCGCCGAACGGCTGGGCCGGCGACTGTTGGGCACCGCCGAACGGCTACTGCAGCACTGGGACCGGCCGCTGCGCGCGGTCAGCGTGCTGTTCGACGACGAGCACATCGGCCCGAATGGTGCAGAGCCGCGGGCTCCCCAGGTCGGCATACACACCCGCTTCGCCGCGGCCGCGGTGGCGGCCCCGGACAACGTCGCGGTCAGCTGGGCCGGCGGCACACTGACCTACCGCGAACTCGACGCCCGCGCCAACCGGCTCGCCGCGTGCCTTTCGGCCCGTGGGGTGCGGTCCGAGACACCGGTCGCCATCAGGCTTTCCCGCGGCCCGCAATACATCGAGGCGATACTCGCGGTGCTGAAAGCCGGCGGCATCTGTGTGCCGATGGAACCGGGCCTGCCTCCCGACCGGGTCCGATCGATCGTGCGGCAGAGCGGGGCGACGGTCATCCTCGACGCGGCGTTGGTGCGGGAACTGTTGGACAACGGCGGGCCCGGTGGCACCGGCTTCCGGCCGGTCGACGTCACCGCAGCACAAGCCGCGTACCTGGTCTTCACCTCTGGTACGACCGGAGAACCCAAGGGGGTCATAGGAACGCACGCGGCCCTCGGCGCCTACGCCGACGACCACCTGCGCAGCGTGCTGCGGCCCGCCGCAACTCGGCTGGATCGCCCGCTGCGGATCGCCCACGCCTGGTCGTTCGCCTTCGATGCCGCCTGGCAGCCGCTGGTCGCGTTGCTCGACGGCCACGCGGTGCACGTCGTCGACGAACAGACCCAAACCGATGCCGAGGCACTCGTCGCCACGATCGCCGATCATCGCATCGACATGATCGACACGACACCGTCGATGTTCGCCCAACTGACCGCGTGCGGCCTGCTGACGACCGTTCCCCTGGCCGTGCTGGCGCTGGGCGGTGAAGCCCTCGGCAGCGCGGCGTGGACGCTGATCCGCGACGAATGCGCGGCAACCGGGTCGCGGGCCTACAACTGTTACGGCCCCACCGAAACGACCGTCGAGGCCGTGGTCGCCGACATCACGGAGTACGACGAACCCGCGATCGGACGACCCACCCGGCACACCCGCGCCTACGTGCTGGATTCCCAGCTGCGTCCGGTACCGGTCGGGGCGACCGGCGAACTCTATCTGGCCGGTGCCCAGCTGGCCCGGGGCTACCAGGAGCGCCCGGGCGAGACGAGCCATCGATTCGTCGCCGACCCGTTCGCGACCGGCGCGCGGATGTACCGCACCGGCGATTTGGTGCGCCGGGGATCCGGCGGCGCACTGCACTACGTGGGACGTGCCGACACGCAGGTGAAGATCCGCGGCTATCGGGTCGAGCCGGGCGAGATCGCCGCCGCGCTCGAATCGCATCCCGGCGTCCAACAGGCCGGCGTGCTCGTGCGCCGGCAGCAGACGACGGCGCGGTTGACCGCCTACGTGGTGATGTCCGACGCGGTCCAACACCGACCGACGGCGGCGCAGTTACGGGGCATGCTCGGTTCTCGGTTGCCGCGCTACATGATTCCACAGCACATCGTCGTGGTCGACGAAATCCCACTGACCGCCAACGGCAAACTGGACGAAGCCGCGCTCGGCGCACTCGATGCCCCTGGGGCGACCAACGCCGCCCATGCCGAGCCGGAAACACCGACCGAAGCCGCACTGGCGGAACTGCTTTCGGAAATACTGCAGCTGCCACGGGTCGACGTGACCGCGGACTTCCTGCAATTGGGCCTGGACAGCATCGTGGCCCTGTCGGTGGTGCAGGCGGCGCGGGCGCGGGGGCTGGCGCTGCGCGCCAGGCTGGTCCTCGACTGCACTAATGTCCGAGAACTGGCCGAGTCGATCGATTCTGAAACCGCCTCTGCTGCAACCGATGCCGAATACGGCGTCGACCCCATGCCGGTGCTGCCCAACGGACGCTGGCTCTACGAATACGGTGAGCCGCGTCGGCTGGCACAGACCGAGGCCATTCGGCTGCCCGATGCCGTCACCCGCGCGCACCTCGATGCCGCGCTGGCCGGCATCGTCGACGGACATCAGGTGTTGCGGACGCGACTGGACCGCGCGGCGATGGCCCTGGTTCCGATGCCCACGAGCGACGCCGAGGTCATCCGCGAGGTCACGGTGGCCGGCGACGTGCAGGCCGCGGTTCCCGCACACGTCGCGCAGGCCGTCGAGCGCCTCGACCCCGAGCGGGGCGTGCTGCTGGCCGGGGTGTGGCTGAGACCCCCGAGCCCCCCGGCCGGACCCAGCGTGCTGCTATTGGCCGCGCACGTGCTGGCGATGGATCCGGCGTCCTGGCGGGTGGTGCTCGGCGAACTCGACGCCGCACTCACGGCGTTGATCAGCGGGCAACGCCCCGCCCCGGTCCGGGAGCACACCAGCTACCGGCGTTGGGCGGCGGCTCTCGTTGAGCGCGCCCAGCGGCTGGACACGGCGCAATTCTGGGCCGGCCCGTGCCACGGCGACGATCCGGCGCTCGGCGCGCGACGCCTGGACCCGCACCGCGACCGGGCCCGCGACTTGGACGTCCGCATGATCACCACCGACGCGGACCTCACCGGCCGGCTGCTCGATTCGGGCCTGCCGCTGCCGCATCTGCTGATCGCCGCGACCGCGGCGACGGTGACGCGCTGGCGGCGGATCCGCAATCAGGCCACCCCACCGCCGCTGTTGGCGCTGGAGACCCACGGCCGCGCCGACGGTCTCGTCGACGAGCCCGGCGGCCACGCCATCGACACCGGCGACACGGTCGGGTTGCTCAGCTCCATCTATCCGGTGCGGGTCGCGTCAACGGATCCGCGCGACGTGGGGGAGCAACTGGCCGCGATCCCCGGTGACGGCCTGGACTACGGATTGTTGCGCTACCTGCGCCCCGATACGGCGAAATCCCTTGCATCCCAGCCTGATCCACAACTGCTGTTGAACTACCTGGGCGCGGCCCACAGCGTCGGCGGCACCGGCGTGCTGACACTGGAGCGTGAACTGCTCGCCGGGGTATCACCGCAACCGGAACCGGACCTGGCGGTCCGCCATGAGCTCACCATCGTCGCCGCCGTGCTGAGCTTCGACGGACAGCGGGTGCTGGCCGCGCAGTGGCGGGCGCTGCCCGACATCCTCGGCGATGCGGATATTTCTGCGTTGCAACAGCTTTGGATCGACTCACTGCGGGAGGTGGCGACGTGA
- a CDS encoding type II toxin-antitoxin system VapB family antitoxin, protein MIFKGVREGKPYPDHGLSYRDWSQIPPQQIRLDELVTTTTVLALDRLLSEDSTFYGDLFPHAVRWRGVVYLEDGLHRAVRAALRNRTVLHARVYDMDVPLSQQTQGSGSTFGR, encoded by the coding sequence ATGATCTTCAAGGGCGTCCGAGAAGGTAAGCCCTACCCGGACCACGGGTTGTCTTACCGGGACTGGTCGCAGATCCCTCCCCAACAGATCCGGCTCGACGAGTTGGTCACCACGACCACGGTGCTGGCCCTGGACCGGCTGCTCTCGGAGGACTCCACGTTCTACGGCGATCTCTTTCCGCACGCGGTGCGGTGGCGCGGCGTCGTCTATCTCGAGGACGGTTTGCACCGCGCCGTGCGGGCCGCGCTGCGGAACCGCACCGTCCTGCATGCCCGGGTGTACGACATGGACGTACCGCTGAGCCAGCAGACCCAGGGATCCGGTTCCACTTTCGGCCGCTAA
- a CDS encoding 16S rRNA (uracil(1498)-N(3))-methyltransferase: MVATLFYVQALPDTGELAVVDGDEGFHAATVRRIRPGEQLWLGDGAGALARCEVEQADRDGLRARVRDRWTVNPGQPPVTVVQALPKSDRSELAIELATEAGADAFLAWQAARCVASWQGSRVEKGLRRWRAVVRSAARQSRRAYIPTVEGVLTTPMLLQRIRDAVACGAVAVVLHESATERLVDAGVAQANSLFLVVGPEGGIAPEELAALTDVGAVAVRLGPQVLRTSTAAAVALGALGVLTPRWQQTTEGQPAEPRAADQTEPSA; encoded by the coding sequence ATGGTGGCGACGCTGTTCTACGTCCAGGCCTTGCCCGACACCGGTGAACTCGCGGTCGTCGACGGCGACGAAGGCTTTCACGCCGCGACCGTGCGGCGGATCCGGCCTGGCGAGCAGTTGTGGCTGGGTGACGGCGCGGGCGCGCTGGCCCGCTGCGAGGTGGAACAGGCCGACCGTGACGGCTTACGCGCCCGGGTGCGGGATCGTTGGACGGTCAACCCCGGCCAGCCGCCGGTGACGGTGGTGCAAGCCCTGCCGAAGTCGGACCGTTCGGAGTTGGCGATCGAGCTGGCCACCGAGGCCGGCGCCGACGCGTTTCTGGCCTGGCAGGCCGCCCGATGTGTGGCGAGCTGGCAGGGGTCCCGGGTCGAGAAGGGCTTGCGTCGGTGGCGAGCCGTGGTCCGCTCGGCGGCGCGGCAATCACGTCGGGCCTACATCCCGACCGTCGAGGGCGTGCTGACCACCCCGATGCTGCTTCAGCGCATCCGCGACGCGGTGGCCTGCGGCGCGGTGGCGGTGGTGCTGCATGAGTCGGCGACCGAGCGGCTCGTGGATGCCGGTGTAGCACAGGCGAACTCGCTGTTCCTGGTGGTCGGTCCCGAAGGCGGCATCGCCCCGGAAGAACTTGCCGCGCTGACCGACGTGGGCGCCGTCGCGGTGCGGCTGGGCCCCCAGGTGTTGCGTACCTCGACCGCCGCCGCGGTGGCCCTGGGTGCGCTGGGTGTGCTTACCCCGCGATGGCAGCAAACCACCGAAGGCCAGCCCGCCGAGCCGCGCGCGGCTGACCAGACCGAGCCCTCGGCGTAG
- a CDS encoding MbtH family protein, with protein sequence MSTNPFDDDSGTFFVLVNDDEQHSMWPAFADVPAGWHVVFGEAGRAACLDYVEQNWTDIRPKSLRDAVAADRPAG encoded by the coding sequence ATGAGCACCAACCCGTTCGACGACGACAGCGGCACCTTCTTCGTGCTGGTCAACGACGACGAACAACACAGCATGTGGCCCGCCTTCGCCGACGTCCCGGCGGGTTGGCACGTGGTCTTCGGCGAAGCGGGCCGCGCGGCGTGCCTGGATTACGTCGAACAAAACTGGACCGACATCCGGCCGAAAAGCCTGCGCGATGCCGTCGCGGCAGATCGTCCCGCCGGCTAG
- the hrcA gene encoding heat-inducible transcriptional repressor HrcA: MGSADERRFEVLRAIVADFVATQEPIGSKSLVERHNLGVSSATIRNDMAVLEAEGYITQPHTSSGRVPTEKGYREFVDRIDDVKPLSAAERRAIQSFLESGVDLDDVLRRAVRLLAQLTRQVAVVQYPTLSTSTVRHLEVIALTPARLLMVVITSSGRVDQRIVELGDVIDEHQLAQLREVLGQALEGKKLSAASVAVSDLAKQLGGTGGLGDAVGRSATVLLESLVEHTEERLVMGGTANLTRNAADFGGSLRSILEALEEQVVVLRLLAAQQEAGKVTVRIGHETEAEQMAGTSMVTTAYGTMDTVYGGMGVLGPTRMDYPGTIASVAAVALYIGEVLGAR, translated from the coding sequence ATGGGCAGTGCTGACGAGCGTCGCTTCGAGGTGCTGCGCGCGATCGTCGCCGACTTCGTCGCCACCCAGGAGCCGATCGGTTCGAAATCGCTCGTGGAGCGGCACAACCTCGGCGTGTCCAGCGCGACCATCCGCAACGACATGGCGGTGCTGGAGGCCGAGGGCTACATCACGCAGCCGCACACCAGCTCGGGCCGGGTGCCCACCGAGAAGGGCTACCGCGAATTCGTCGACCGGATTGACGACGTCAAACCGCTGTCGGCGGCCGAACGGCGGGCGATCCAGTCCTTCCTGGAATCCGGCGTCGATCTCGACGACGTGCTGCGGCGCGCGGTGCGCCTGCTGGCGCAGCTGACCCGCCAGGTGGCCGTCGTGCAATACCCGACCTTGTCGACGTCGACGGTTCGGCACCTCGAGGTGATCGCGCTGACGCCGGCGCGGCTGCTGATGGTCGTCATCACCTCCTCGGGGCGGGTGGACCAGCGCATCGTCGAACTCGGTGACGTCATCGACGAGCACCAGCTCGCGCAGTTACGCGAAGTCTTGGGCCAGGCGCTGGAAGGCAAGAAGCTCTCCGCGGCCTCGGTGGCGGTGTCCGACCTGGCTAAACAGCTCGGCGGCACCGGCGGGCTGGGCGACGCGGTCGGCCGTTCGGCGACGGTGTTGCTGGAGTCACTGGTCGAGCACACCGAAGAGCGCCTGGTGATGGGTGGCACCGCCAACCTGACCCGCAACGCGGCGGACTTCGGTGGTTCGCTGCGGTCGATCCTGGAGGCCCTCGAGGAGCAGGTGGTGGTGTTGCGGTTGCTGGCGGCCCAGCAGGAAGCCGGGAAGGTAACCGTGCGCATCGGTCATGAGACCGAGGCCGAGCAAATGGCGGGAACGTCGATGGTGACCACCGCGTACGGCACCATGGACACCGTGTACGGCGGTATGGGGGTGTTGGGTCCCACCCGGATGGACTATCCGGGAACCATCGCCAGCGTCGCCGCGGTTGCTCTTTATATTGGCGAAGTCCTGGGTGCCCGATGA
- the dnaJ gene encoding molecular chaperone DnaJ: MARDYYGLLGVNKNASDAEIKRAYRKLARELHPDINPDEAAQARFKEVSVAYEVLSDPEKRRIVDLGGDPLENAAAGGGFGGFGGLGDVFEAFFGGSFSGGATSRGPIGRVRPGSDSLLRMRLDLEECATGVTKQVTVDTAVLCDRCQGKGTNGDSAPVPCDTCGGRGEVQTVQRSLLGQMVTSRPCPTCRGVGVVIPDPCHQCMGDGRVRARREISVKIPAGVGDGMRVRLAAQGEVGPGGGPAGDLYVEVHEQAHDIFVRDGDDLHCTVSVPMIDAALGTAITIDDILDGPSEITIPPGTQPGSVITLRGQGMPQLRSSTRGNLNVHVEVVVPTRLDNHDIELLRELKNRRNRDVPEVRSSHTGGGLFSRLRETFTGR, encoded by the coding sequence GTGGCACGCGACTATTACGGGCTGCTCGGCGTGAACAAAAACGCCAGCGATGCGGAGATCAAGCGCGCGTATCGAAAGCTGGCGCGTGAGCTGCACCCTGACATCAATCCCGACGAGGCCGCGCAGGCGAGGTTCAAGGAGGTCAGCGTCGCCTACGAGGTGCTCAGCGATCCCGAGAAACGCCGGATCGTCGATCTGGGCGGGGATCCGCTGGAGAATGCCGCCGCGGGCGGCGGATTCGGTGGATTCGGCGGCCTGGGCGACGTCTTCGAGGCTTTCTTCGGGGGCAGCTTCAGCGGAGGCGCGACCTCGCGCGGTCCGATCGGCCGGGTCCGGCCCGGGTCGGACTCGTTGCTGCGGATGCGCCTAGACCTCGAAGAGTGCGCGACCGGGGTGACCAAGCAGGTCACCGTCGACACCGCGGTGCTGTGCGACCGCTGTCAGGGCAAGGGCACCAATGGCGATTCGGCGCCGGTCCCCTGCGACACCTGCGGCGGGCGGGGCGAGGTGCAGACGGTGCAGCGCTCGCTGTTGGGGCAGATGGTGACGTCGCGGCCGTGCCCCACCTGCCGTGGCGTTGGCGTGGTCATCCCCGACCCTTGCCATCAGTGCATGGGCGACGGCCGGGTGCGGGCCCGGCGCGAGATCAGCGTCAAGATCCCGGCCGGTGTCGGCGACGGGATGCGGGTTCGGCTTGCCGCGCAGGGCGAGGTCGGTCCGGGCGGCGGCCCGGCCGGTGACCTCTATGTCGAGGTGCATGAGCAGGCCCACGACATCTTCGTCCGCGACGGTGACGACCTGCACTGCACGGTGTCGGTGCCGATGATCGATGCCGCGCTCGGCACCGCCATCACCATCGACGACATCCTCGACGGCCCCAGTGAAATCACCATTCCGCCTGGGACACAGCCGGGTTCGGTCATCACGCTGCGCGGTCAGGGCATGCCGCAGCTGCGGTCGTCCACCCGGGGCAATCTCAACGTCCACGTCGAGGTGGTGGTCCCCACCCGCCTGGACAACCACGACATCGAATTGCTGCGCGAACTGAAGAACCGCCGCAACCGCGACGTGCCCGAGGTGCGTTCCTCCCACACCGGTGGCGGCCTGTTCAGTCGGCTTCGCGAAACCTTCACCGGGCGCTAG
- a CDS encoding sigma-70 family RNA polymerase sigma factor, with product MTANRSLTARFEAARPQLSAVAYRMLGSVDDAQDAVQEAWLRLDRGGADQIVNLEAWLTTVVARICLNVLRDRRGRHREEPVARLPDPMVDADDESDPEHRAMLAEAVGLALFVVLDTLSPAERLAFVLHDAFGVPFDQIAPIVERTPEATRKLASRARRRIEDAHPVPDADVSAQREAVDAFFAAGRSGNFDRLLSVLHPDVLLRGDFGAGTALFHAEGAESVAKLAHGYAGPEREVRAARVNGAAGAVILVHGRPVSIMAFVVRDGRVAMIDVLADPVRIAGLDLGAVCG from the coding sequence GTGACCGCCAACCGCTCGCTGACGGCGCGGTTCGAGGCGGCCCGGCCGCAGCTGAGCGCCGTCGCGTACCGCATGCTCGGCTCGGTCGACGACGCCCAGGACGCGGTGCAGGAGGCCTGGTTGCGGCTCGACCGCGGCGGCGCCGACCAGATCGTCAACCTCGAGGCCTGGTTGACCACCGTAGTGGCCCGCATCTGTTTGAACGTGCTGCGCGACCGCCGCGGCCGGCACCGCGAGGAGCCGGTGGCGCGGTTGCCGGATCCGATGGTGGACGCCGACGACGAGTCCGACCCCGAACACCGGGCGATGCTGGCCGAGGCGGTGGGCCTGGCGCTGTTCGTCGTCCTGGACACCCTGTCACCGGCCGAGCGCCTGGCTTTCGTTCTGCATGACGCTTTCGGCGTGCCGTTCGACCAGATCGCGCCGATCGTGGAGCGAACACCGGAGGCGACCCGCAAGCTGGCCAGCCGCGCGCGACGGCGAATCGAGGACGCCCACCCGGTGCCCGATGCGGACGTGTCCGCGCAGCGGGAGGCCGTCGACGCGTTCTTCGCCGCCGGACGTTCCGGCAACTTCGACCGGCTGTTGTCGGTGTTGCATCCCGACGTGCTGCTACGCGGCGACTTCGGCGCCGGCACAGCGCTTTTCCACGCCGAAGGTGCCGAGTCCGTCGCAAAGCTGGCCCACGGCTACGCGGGCCCGGAGCGTGAGGTCCGCGCGGCGAGGGTCAACGGTGCCGCGGGCGCGGTGATCCTCGTGCACGGGCGCCCGGTTTCGATCATGGCGTTCGTCGTCCGCGACGGTCGAGTGGCCATGATCGACGTCTTGGCCGACCCCGTGCGCATCGCGGGGCTCGACCTCGGTGCCGTCTGCGGCTAG
- a CDS encoding carboxymuconolactone decarboxylase family protein, giving the protein MSRLQGLSDRDAGLGARIAFFFTKRKLAQMTGLETAGMLEPLRMYAHIPRLLSAYGKLEQAEAKLDILSPRHRALAELKAATTVGCEYCIDLGSQIARRWGLTDEELRALSNYRAATCFSDVDKLILEYATAMSHTPVEVTDELFDALRGHFDTPQLVGLTHVINLGNMRARFNIALGIKSAGFSGGQVCAMPDTGRP; this is encoded by the coding sequence ATGTCCCGTCTGCAGGGGCTCTCCGACCGCGACGCCGGCCTGGGCGCGAGGATCGCTTTCTTCTTCACCAAACGCAAACTCGCGCAGATGACCGGCCTGGAAACGGCCGGGATGCTCGAGCCGCTGCGTATGTATGCCCACATTCCCAGGTTGCTCAGCGCCTACGGCAAGCTCGAACAAGCCGAAGCCAAGCTCGACATCCTCAGCCCGCGGCACCGCGCGCTGGCGGAGTTGAAAGCCGCGACGACGGTGGGTTGTGAATACTGCATCGATCTCGGCTCGCAAATCGCCCGGCGCTGGGGTCTCACCGACGAGGAACTGCGGGCGCTGTCGAATTACCGTGCAGCCACGTGCTTTTCCGACGTCGACAAGCTGATTCTCGAGTACGCCACCGCCATGAGCCACACCCCGGTCGAGGTGACCGACGAGTTGTTCGATGCGCTGCGCGGCCACTTCGACACGCCGCAGCTGGTCGGGCTCACCCACGTCATCAATCTGGGCAACATGCGCGCCCGATTCAATATCGCGTTGGGCATCAAGTCCGCCGGCTTCTCCGGCGGCCAGGTGTGTGCAATGCCGGACACCGGTCGCCCGTGA